In Micropterus dolomieu isolate WLL.071019.BEF.003 ecotype Adirondacks linkage group LG01, ASM2129224v1, whole genome shotgun sequence, the sequence GTAACATTACCAACGTCctcatttaatgagaagtctacctgccGAGCGGGTTCAGCTGATTCCAATCACAGCGTACGCCAGTGTCAATCACCTGGGCGgagtttatttgtatttcactgaGTGAGAAAAATAGCGCGAGTCTCGCAGCTTTTTACCCGATGAGAAATATCGTCACAATTTAATCTCGCGGGACCTCGTGGCGCGATATCTCGTCACACCCTTAGTAACTTGCAtctatagctgtcagataaaagAATTAAGTGAGGTACAAGTACTCCAAAACTGTACGCAAGTGCAGTACTGAGTAAATGTTACCGGTGTGGGTCAGCATGTGTCTCTGCAGGGAGCTGGCCCAGGGGAACACTCGGGGGCAGAAGGGGCAGGTCATCTTCTGGACAGAGTTGGAGTAGGCGTTCTTCTTTCCTTTGGACTGCGGCGCCACCGGCGCCGGCTTGGCCTCCTCCTTCACTCCTCCCTCCCGCTCCTCCGCTCCTCCCGCTCTGTCGACATCTGTTGACAGCGAGAGGTTTGAATGAAGTCTCAGTGAGTCACCTGTTCCTCAGCTCGGTCATCTTTAACGtgtcccctcctccctcctacCTCTCTTTCCTCCCAGGTCCGCAGCGCCGGTCTGCAGGTAGGTGCTGAACTTGTTGGCGTCGGTGGTGGCCAGCATCTTCTCCACGCTGGCGAACTCCCCGCTGGACTCCAGGTCGATGCCGCCGCCGCTAACAACGCTCTTCTCCTTCACCGTCAGCGCAGCGGGTTTCTTCCTGGAACGCttcctgtgttttattgtttgatatGTTTTAACTTTGATTATCTTTCTGTAACTGTTGAAAAGTACAAAACTgtgaattaaaaaacacatttcagcgGGGAATCACCAGAAGCAGCAGGTTATCTTAATGACCGTTTTGAATGAAGCTCACCTGGAGGATCCCTCAGACGTGTCCTCGCTCTGCGTCTCCGGGACAGCGGAGGGTCCTGCAGCAGGATCGGCCTGACAGGCGGCGACCGCTGCCCTGGTTTTGCCCTCCAAGGCGACGGCCTCTCTCTTCAGCAGGTCCGGAGCTCCGGAGACCGAGTGGATGATCTGAGCGATGGAGGCCAGAGGAGGGAGCTCCTTGAGGGCGgcggagggaggggaggaggccGAGGAGGCCGGTTTGGGGAGCAGGGGTTTGAGGCGCTGGGCTCGTGTGGAGTTGTTGAGGCTGGGGAGGGGCGCGGGGGGCGGGGTGGATCCAGGGGGGAGCTGGTAGCAGCCGAGCTGGGGGTGAGGGTGCAGGGGAGGCAGGGTGTTGCCCGCCTTGTCCTCCTTGGACAGAGCGTGCTGCTGCTCCACTATGCTGCTGCCGCTCTGCTCCGTCTTGATCTCCTTCATCTGTCCGGCGCTCAcctccctcctctgcctctTGCTGGGGATGGACAGATCGATGGGCTGGTCCAGGACGGAGCAGTCGAAGGTGGGGGACACGCTCTCCAGTTTGACCCCAGGAGAACCCGCGTGGCTGCCCGAGCCACGACTCTTGGCGGAGAAGTCCAGCGGCTGGTCCAGTTCTGTAGGATAAATCGCCAGCTCCTCCACCTTCACCGCCTGAATCGGAGGCGGACTCATCCCGTTCAGCGCCATCTGACTCACGGCAGCAGCTCGGCCAGAGGCGGCGGTAGCGACGGGAACGGCGGCAGGCAGCAGTGTGGCGATGTGCTCTTCGATCTCCCTCTCCTGCACCTCGGGGTGCTGCTTCAGCAGGTGGTGAATGCAGTTGCGTTTGGCCAGGAAGGCGGCGCCGCAGCGGCGGCACTCGAACGGCTTCCTCTGGCAGCCGTTGTGTGTGCGCAGGTGGATCTGCAGCGCCCGGTACGTCTTCAAGTCCTCGCCGCAAAACCGGCAGGTCGTCTCAGCTCCGGTGCAGCCCGTCTCCATGTcctgggtggtggtggtgggtccGGCAGTGATCGCCGCCGCCATGTTGGCTGTAGTGGTGGAGGTGACGTACTTGATGTTCTTCTCGATGTCCTTCCTCGAGGTCTTGGCGTGCTTCTTCCTGAGGTGGCGCTCGCAGTTGGCCTTGACAGTGAAAGGATAGTGGCAGACCCGGCAGACGTACGGGCGCTCGCCGCTGTGCGTCCGCAGGTGTCGGATCAGCGTGGCTTTGTCGGGAGCCACGTAGTCGCAGATGTTGCACTGGTGGGGAAGGATGCCGAGGTGGAAGCGCATGTGAGCCTGCAGGACGCCGGAGAAGGCAAACACCTGGTCGCAGAATCGGCACGGGAACAAGCCTTTAGCCGAGCCGGCGTTGTTTCCCCCTTTGGCTCCTGGCTTTCTCCCGCTAAGCCCCGCCTCCTCGTGTCCTGCGGTGTTAGCAGCTGGCGGCGAATCAGATAAAGGCGTGTGAGCGTCACTCATACACTCTGCGTCCAACTGCCCTCCGTTCCcagatgaagaggaggatgaggaggatgaggagggcGTTTTGAAGAGAGTCGGGTTGGGAGGCGGCAGGCTGGGGCTGATGCAGCCCAGTGAGGCCTGCTGGGAGCTCTGGAGGGGGGGAGGAGTCGTCGCCGTGAGGCTGGAGCGAGGGGTGATGGGAGGTTTGGGCTTCAACGGAGGCATCGCCTTCTgacctggaggaggaagaaacaGAGTCAGTGAGTCTCTTTTGGATCCTAAATCTAAAACACAAAGACGAGAGCGTGCAGCTCGAGCCGCCACACACCTTGACCTCCAGCAAATCCTGGAGCTTTGGCCAGagcggggagggtcagggccatctgATTCGGCGCTGCAGACGCCACTTTGAGGATCTGCTGGATGTCCGCCAGCTCCATGATCCCGGCTCCCCCTGCCTCTCCGGGTTTGACCCCCGACGAGCCCGCGCTGCCTGTTGCGGCGCTCCCGTCAGGCTGCAGGAGGAAGCCGGTCTGGAAGGGCTGCAGGGAGAGCAGGCTCAGGGCGTCTGTCTGGGAGAGGCCCTGCAGGGCTGAGGCGGAGCCCGAGGCCTCCATCAGCGGGATGCTGAGGGCCGCCAGACCGCCTACGCCCAGCCCCAAAGTCAGCCCCAGACCTCCGGACAGGTAAGCTGAGGCCGGCTCCTGGGGAAGGCTGGAGGACGGCGGCTCCACGTGGATCACCTTGATGCTGTCCAGGTGGGCCTGATGGATCTCATCGTCTGTGGGACCAGACTTTACCTGAGGAGAAAAACATCAGAGGGCCGTTACGGGGCTGcgtttgtcttttctttaaacttCTTAATTTGACTTTCTGTGATAAAGATTTACTTCCGAAGCTCACCTTGGAGACGTGCAGAAGGCCCAGCGACTCCAAGAAGCCGGCCTGCTCTGAGGGCGGGGCTTCTTTCTCAACATCCTGACCGCCGTTCTCGACGCCGTTTTCTGCGTCTCCACCCGCTGCTTCGTCCTCCGTGTGCTGCGTGTCCTGCGTGTCCTGCGTGTCCTGCGTGTCAGCGGTGGCGGGTTTGTCGGAGTGGGAGATGGATTTATGGAGGTCCAGGGCGGAGCGAAGGGGAAACGCCTTGTCGCAGCAATCGCAGACGAACCGATGGAACTTACTGATGCAGCGACGAAGGTTTGTCTCGCACCAAACCTGGAAGGAAGCACAGAGGTGATTAAATACTGACCCAGGAGGGTGATTTCTGTCCGAGTGGCGTTCACAGCGGCGTGCGTTGGTACCTGCGCGATGTGAGCGAACTTCTTGCAGGAGAAGTCTATGAAGGCCAGGTCGTTGAAGCCGGTGGGGATGGAGGGGTTGTTCTGGATGAAGGGCCGGCCGCTGGGGTCCTGAGGGAGCAGCTTATGAACCCCGGCGTTGTGACGCAACAAACCACGGTGGGTTCGGAAAGACAGGCAGCAGAGATCacacctgggagacacagcGAGGGGAGCCGTCAGTAAACACCGACGCCGAGTGACCGGCAAACAAAATGATCCCAGCAGGTGGCGCCATTACTCTGTGCTCCTGCATGTTTCATCACTTTAAGGTTAAACCTCGAGAGGTTCTTCAAAAGGCCGTTTGACGGTTTAGATTTGGTTGGAACATGTCAGGAGGGTCGTCACGTGTACAGAGACACTGAGCTGAGAGGACAGCTGCTCGCTGTCACACACTCTAATCAccaatgtgtgcgtgtgtccatCAGTATCGCTCGCCAACCAGTTAACCTGCAACATCTAGTTGGACGTCAGGTTTTCCTTTTCACCTGCAGGGACGCACGAACTTCAACGGTCTTGTTTTGTCCTAAactcaaaatttattttaaaaaactacattttgGGAAGCCGGAGCCAAAAAACGGTTCGTAGTTTACTTGACTTGTTTTGTCCAGTTCGTCCCCAACTTTTATTTGCTTTCCAGTGAAAACATTTGCTTCTGAAAGAGTCCTCAGTCCACAGATTAGATTTATCAGCACACCTGCAgactacattacccacaatgcaactcggCTGTGCTGTTAGCGGCTAACGTAGCCGGCAGCAGAGACGAGCAGCAGCTGATTTGTTCTCAATGAGACTTTGTGAATAAATAATTTGGCTCATCCCAGcgctcctccctccctctcctctccctctcctccctcctctccctctgctccctcctctcctcctccctctcctcctcttctctctccccctccctcctctcctccatccctctccttctctcctccctcctctccttcatccctctcctcctccgtCCTCccccctttcctccctccctctcctcctctcccctctctcctccctccctctcctccctcgtCTCTCCTCCNNNNNNNNNNNNNNNNNNNNNNNNNNNNNNNNNNNNNNNNNNNNNNNNNNNNNNNNNNNNNNNNNNNNNNNNNNNNNNNNNNNNNNNNNNNNNNNNNNNNcccccccccctccctctcctccccctccgtctctctcctccctcctccccccctctctcctccctacAGTCCAGTCGATCCTCTTACAGGCTGATTAGTGAGGATTTACAGCTAAATTTTCCTGCCTTCCTCCATAACGAGCTCAGCTCAGCTgccgctcctccttctctccctctgatTTTCTGTCCTCCAtccttttcttttattttctttttactttcctTGCTTTTACTTTTCAATCCTTTCTTTCcgtcttctcctccttttcgGTGCAACTCCATAAAACACTTTAAACTTTGAACTCAaactctgtttgtgtttggccGAGCGTGTCCtgaaacctcctcctcctcctcctcctcctcctctgtgtgaCTTATTAagttgtcctctctctctctctgcttctctacGTCTCTCGCCCACTGGTGACTTATTagccccccctcctctctcGTTTCCTCGTTATTNNNNNNNNNNNNNNNNNNNNccccccccccccccccccctccccccctccccccctccacCTCTTTTATCTCTTAATGACTGATttactccctcctcctcctccctccctctccgtCTGACTCCCTGCCTGCTAATGAGTCCAGGAGCTGCTTTATTCTTTATTACTATCTCAACTCTgacaaaaagtatttttcagagaaactttcaccagctctgctctgaaaaCTGATCGCTTGGTCTACAGAAGTACTCAGGAGATTTAGGGAATATCTGCTTTCCTGCAGAGAGTCAGCTGTTAAACATGATGCTACAGGCAGCAGccgcttagcttagcttagctttagcttagcacaaagactgcaaACATGTACTGAGATCCTTCACTGAAGTAGAAGTACCATAAAAAAAGTACTCCATTATAAGTAAAAGTCTACTTATGCAGCAAACTCTACTTAaagtttcaaaagtaaaagtactccttcTATATTGTTatagaatattatattattttaacgTTGTACTTTGCCAGTTTCGGATACTTTGCGTACTACTGTGTAGATTAGTAGTAAAGTACTGCATTGCGGGGtatcattatgtttttttatgtaaagtgTAACAAAGactaaatgtagtgaagtaaaaagtacaatatgtgGAGTACAAGTGTCAAGAAGCAGAatatggaaatactcaagtataaATACCTAAAAAATATCTTTCCCACAAGTAAAGTGCACAAAAGTCGAACGAACTTAACCTttatggggaaaaaacaaacatttttgcaaAGGATGCTGGGAGTTCTGGGAAGGAGAGGCGTGTGTTTATCTGCGGGTACCTCAGTGCGGTGTCCGGGTGTGCGTCCATGTGTTCGTCCAGCTCTAGTCTGGAGCTGCAGGTCTTGAAGCAGAGTGGACAGggcagcagctcctcctccGCTCCTCGAACCGCCGCCGCCAACTCCTCCGCCGCCACGTCCTCCaccacctgaacacacacacaccaacatcacTATTTATTCACCACTTATCACAGCTTCAtctagggctgcacgattacgGCCAAACTGATAATCACGATTGATCTACACTGACTACGCCTGATTTTACTGctgctgcaggtgtgtgtttctACCTTCTTGCTAGGCGGCTCCTCTCCGCTCTCCTCCTCCAACCTCCTCTTGACGGACGGACGGCGGCGTTTGGTGGGGGAGGGCGGGCTGACGGGGAGCAGCCCGCTGGCCGGGTCCTTTTCATGGATCTTCATATGtctgagagagcgagagagacggAGGTTAGTCTAGTCCACAACCTGAACCTTGTATCATGCTGCTGGACGTCCAGGTGGAGACGAAGCACCTGAAACTGGGTCAAACCGCTGCCCTCTGCAGAACTCACACCTCTAGAAACAAGTACTTGAGTTTAAAGGTGAAACTCACATCTTTAGAATATAAATTACAGAAAGTGCAgattaaaatgtgttcaaatCAGACGTGTCACACAAAcaggctggtgtgtgtgtgtgcgcgtgagtttggggggggggggggggggggggggggggggggggggttaaaacaGCCAGGACTTCTGGGTAATGGACAGAAAACAAGGGATTCTGGGAGTGTGAGTAAGAATAAGAACCAAGATGTAGCTCGTCAACCGATGGTGAAACCTGAAAGCTGATCCGACTTAATCAGCTGGGAATGTGGCGggatacccacacacacacacacacacacacacacacacaccagcctgTAACGATCTGTAAGTATGTGCAATTATcacataattacacaaacagCAACGTGGCCGCCTTATAAGGCCGGCGGGAGAGACGGGGACGCCCTGAGGTCACAGCAGGAAGTTGTCTTACGATGGCGGGTTGATTTCCTCATGGAGAGGAAGAGCTTTAAATTCACGACGTCACTAAAGCTTTCTGACTTTGACAGCCTCTAGATTTAAACAGCTGATgtggtttcattcatttatttttatttattcatttttaaggAAGGAAACACAAGACTGTACCATGTCgcagttattttgtttgttgtcgcatcttgtttacagtgttttgttgttgctaTAACGACAGCTCTAACAGATGTTACTCCTTTCCACCGTTCATCCTGTTTAAGTCCTTAAAACCAGAAGCTGGAAGGTGTTAAGGAGacattttgtttctctgcactgtggagggggagggagatgtcctcctcctctcaaaGGACTGATGGTGCTGCTTGATTTAAAGTGGCGAGGAGAGAGGTAAGGAGATAAGGAGATGAGACAAGGCTAtgagaagagatgaagagaaggggaggagaggagacaaggagaagagaagaaagaagggAAAGGACAAtaaacaaggagaggagacaaggaaataaaaagagagagcgGAAGGAATGGAGAGGAAAGACAAGACGAGAAGAGatgagaaaggaaaggagagaagaggaggagaaaggaaggaaaggagactaaacaaggagaggagacaacaaAACATGataagaaaggaaagaaggaggaaacaatgaaaggagaaagaagaggaaacaaggagaggagagggagaaaggaaagaaaagaggagagacaaGGAAAGAAGACAAAGTGAGGATAgtaaaggaaggaaaggaaaagaggagagaggaaaggagcaTATAGTAAGTAAAGGGAGCAGGGGAGAAGGTGTTGGATGTTATCGTCTATTTTTAGGACCCGACAGGCAGCAGGCTGAACGCCCATAAGAGGTCCTGACAGAGTGACGGAGTCAGCAGATCTGGGACCAGCTGACAGGAAGTTTACTATTAACCAATCAGGTAACGGGGAAGCAGAGAGGAGGCGGGACAACAAGAGAGCAAAGTCTCCTTGGCTCAAACTGTATTGTGACCCCAGAACGGACCAATCGGAGAGCAGGAAGCATGCAGAGTCAGCAGAGACACAATCTGTGTGTCGCCAACAGCTGCTCAACATATCAGtgtactctcacacacacacacacacacacacacacgatcaaAGATCAAATCCTTaagattaatcaatcaatcagtcagtcagtccatGGTGCAACTCAGGAGTCCAGAagattaaagtatttaaaatactACGACTACTAATCAATAGTTATCAAACTGATCCTGATTACTGTATCAGACAAAGACTTTAGATAATATCATCAACCCGTAGTATTGATCATAGTAGTACTACAAGTACCAGCAGGAGTACTAGGAGTAGTATTGATACAAGCAGCCCTGCAGCTGCAAtactattattagtagtagtaatattTGTAGCAGTAGCAATATAAGTAGCACTACAGTAGTGGAGGAGGGGCAGCAGTAAAAGTAGCAGTACTGGTTGCAGTTGCAGTACTACTTCTAATTCTACCCTTGGCTGTAGTACTAGCATAAGTGGCTTGTGACTTGtaacagtaaaagtacaactaGTGGTAGTATTTTCAGGATGGCACTAACTGTGTAACAGGCCCTGCTGACCCCCCCTACGCTGTGTGCACTGTGTACGTTAATACGCATCAAGTGAAGTACACACAAAGGACTATACGGTTACTTTGAACAAGCAGTACTCCTGTCCTGGAGTACTAACCCTGCAGCAGGTTACAAATACATTCAGGAATACACAGCCAGTCGGCACAAAATACACTTTAATAGTGTTTGAAAACTTTGCTTTACATTTTCTGCTGTTTCATGGAAGCAGGAATTTGCTACTTCTGCAGTAGTACTTTCAGTAGTACCAACAGTAGTACTATGTGTAACTTAATACCTCCTGCCTGTCTGACTGCCTGCAGTTCCTCTGCACCGCCACGGGGGCGCTGCTGAGTCAGCCAGAGCTCAGGACGCACAGCTTTCCCACTCATGCATCTGTGCACGTATCAGTGTGAGTCAACCACAAACatcaggagcaggaggagcaggaggaggaggaggacgatgaGGAGGAATACTTAGGCCTCTTCAGAGGAAGTGAGGAAGGAAACAAAGAAGGAAGAATAAACTTTctcagaaacagagagcagctcctctcttcctctgctcgcCTCTGACATGCAGCAGCCTCAGACAGCCAATCACGGCTCAGCACACCGCTGCCAGCCCATAATAGGCTAATGGGATGCCTCTCCATGGCAACAGGGCCCAACGGCCTCACAACAGAGGGCCGAGAGGGGCCggctcatgtgatgctgctctcTCCATCTGTGCTTCACTTTGTCTCCTGAAAAGTTTTTACACGCTGGTTTTAGTTTCTGTGGACAGGAAGGCGACGTTTGTAGTTTATTATCAACATTTATCCTCAAACAGACGTCGAGTTTCATCTCTCAAAACCTGGACAAACTGTAACGGAAACGGTTTATCTAATCTCCTGTCCTGCAGACACCATGGAGGATGAATCTATAATCTTATTAACTTTATTCTCTGCGTGTCTTTGCGTGAGAGTTTCCTCGTTATTCTGGGAAGGAAGTGAAACTCTTTATACTTGGTGCCACGACAGGTTCTGAAAATCAACAGGAAACTATTTAAACTAACTTTTAGCTCCGAAGGCTCACAGCTGTTTGACATATTTATCTGCTGCTAGTTCACATGTTGAAGAGCTTTGTGTCGAGTCGGCCTGGCTGATTATACATATCGGCTGATGTTTGCTTTTTGCAGATAATATTGGTGTCGACACAAGCTGAACAACAAGCGAGCAGAACCTGCAGAACGTTTGCAGTGAGTTAGAAACAGTTTGTCCATCAGAGAGCGCTCACACGTTTGTTACTGGATCATTTTAAACTCTCAAATATAAATTCACTCATTTGATTAACTCCAAGTAAGTATGGCAAGTCGTTTATTCCTTTAAACCTACTACTCGCCATTTAAAAGCTGCTAGTACTTATTTAGTAGTTACTAGTGACTATTTGCattttactagtatctattattTAGATACCTGTTCCATTGCATTCATTAGTTACTGGTAAAATGGAAACAGTGAATAGGGAAATGGAAATAGTTACtggtaaaatggaaatagttactggtaaaatggaaatagttactggtaaaatggaaatagtcaCCGAATGGAAATAGTTACtggtaaaatggaaatagttactggtaaaatggaaatagttactggtaaaatggaaatagtgaACAGGGAAATGGAAATAGTGAACAGGGAAATGGAAATAGTGAACAGGGAAATGGAAATAGTTACtggtaaaatggaaatagttactggtaaaatggaaatagttactggtaaaatggaaatagttactggtaaaatggaaatagttactggtaaaatggaaatagttactggtaaaatggaaatagttactGGTAAAATGGAAACAGTGAATAGGGAAATGGAAATAGTTACTATATACTAAATAGTAGCTAGTAAGTTTAAAAGGGATAAATGTTAAAACGTAGTCTGGGAACACGCCAACCCGAATGACCACCAACAGGTTGGTCTGAAGGTGTGTGTCACTTTTACAAACTCTGAATAAAGTTATTGTTTGGATGGCAAAGCATcatcatgtgtgtgtgcgtgtcctcTCTgaactgctctctctctctgcgtgaGCGCCACCTCGGGGCCTCTACGCAAAGAAACTAGAAAAACTAGTTTCACATTTCAGGGATgatccccccctcctcctcctcctgtctgcttCCTCCCTCGTTCTCCTGCTGCATCAGGCCATTTTATACTCCCTTTCTCTAAATGTCTCTCTTTAACTGGCAACAAACCAGGATGGGAATCCATCCCATTATTTCCATCCATCGCCTAACTCTCATCACTTTCCTTCTTGTTGCTCCTCTCAGCcgttctccctccctccctctttctctctctccgtccTGTTTGAAGACAGTCAACTAGGAAAATCTTGCGTTTCACATTTCAAAGGATGCTCTGCTGCAAAATGgattcctcctctctctgcctcctccctctgcttcgCTTTTCCTCTCTCCATCCACACAGGCCTGGTCTGTATTTTCCTACAGCAGCATGTGAAGTCCAGCCTCCACATGTGGAGCTCAGCTCTCTGGTTTGCATTGTAAATTAactctgaataaaaaaaaagcttctctTGCCCAGTTTACTGTTTTTTCACTTCTGTTTCATAACCCTCGCAGGATTCTGAGAAACAATGACGCAACCATTTCCAGGGCGTGTTGATGGAAATCCGCATCCAGATCTCCAGCAGGCTGCAGGAGGCCGTGTTATTCCCTCCGTGTGAGTTCAGTTTGTCTTTCGgcagggagaggggaggagagtcACGCTACCGCACAGACTCACGAAACCAGACCGCCGGCTTTCTGCTGGAGGTAaagctgcagcaggtgagatcaGGGTGTGAAGCAACAGTTTGGATCTGGGTCCTGGGTCGGCTTCAAGGCGGGACACGCCAGGCAAACGCATTGTTTCATCATGCACTGTTTTTTAGGCTACTTTGCTTCCTCAACATGTCTCAAGAAAAAATGAAGTGTCTGATTATTCATCAGTTTTTATGCGTTTTAGATTTTCAATAAAGAAATGTATGGAATTTCACAAGGCTGTTTTTCCTCATCCTCTGAACCTGAAATCTCCACTTTAGTAGCACTTACAGACACCAAACAGTCCTCTCCTCTGAAGGTGTTTACAGAGGGGTTTGTTCATGTGTCATTCACAGCctgaattatattatttttttatgcctgttacagtatttttttaatttatgaaataaaaaaaaaaaaagatatccaAAATCCCCTCGGTAAAAACATTTGAGACTAAcgtgtcaacaaaataaaacaataattttgaatCTGATTTAATCCACGGTTCAGATTTCAGTTCTTGAAATAGCTGCAAATTAGcgtatatttaattaaaaactgcctcatttgcatatttgaaCATAAAACTTCAGAAAACCTGTAATACAAGAAATTATTATCCTAATGAAACTTATGATCTAGGAAAGTTTCATGGTGATATCTATTAGTTAAATCCCTTAGTGTCTCGCCATCTACCAACAAATCTTTTATCaaaccttttctctctctttactctCTTTTTAACAGCAAAGAGCGAAGGAACcagctgaatctgcagcttcTCTGCTTTATAGATTCTTTCAGCTCGTTGTTTATCAGCCCGGCTGCAGCTTTCCTGTCCTGGTTCACTCTCAGAGCGTCGTTTCAAGAGAAGACAAAACTGTAAACAGCCGCCGTCCACGAGCAGCTCGGCAGCCAACAGACTCAGTTTTTAGCAGCtcaagagccagatatttccctcagcagctggtggagaccaaacacagagcgaacacagagagaaatcaATGTAAAGCTGATGACACGGCAACAAGTGGCCATTCATACGTTGCTGCAGGTTTAAAGAGACTTGAATCAGAAATGTAACTTGATTCTAACTGTGTCATGTCTCGTCTCCGAGCTGAAGCTGAAGACGGTTTTCCATTCAGGTCCAACCAACTTCCTCTTTAACAGACGTTACCCACAGGAAACAGGAGTCCTCTCTGCTCCCACAGCATGAGCACAGAAACAAACGG encodes:
- the rreb1a gene encoding ras-responsive element-binding protein 1 isoform X3; protein product: MENSTEEQREEINEEESELKEEKPHSNLKAINGVMEEAAGGGEKLQNGDRGGGIMGAEGGGDLSSINAMMSTVMSAGTMNGGGDEEGGSGVTSANSSAGPSPSPSPNKSLTAAMRAPPSRNARRNQDTKDDSSAFICPLCNKNCQTQHSLTMHIRQHNADTGATDHSCSICGKCLSSASSLDRHMLVHSGERPYKCSICGQTFTTNGNMHRHMKIHEKDPASGLLPVSPPSPTKRRRPSVKRRLEEESGEEPPSKKVVEDVAAEELAAAVRGAEEELLPCPLCFKTCSSRLELDEHMDAHPDTALRCDLCCLSFRTHRGLLRHNAGVHKLLPQDPSGRPFIQNNPSIPTGFNDLAFIDFSCKKFAHIAQVWCETNLRRCISKFHRFVCDCCDKAFPLRSALDLHKSISHSDKPATADTQDTQDTQDTQHTEDEAAGGDAENGVENGGQDVEKEAPPSEQAGFLESLGLLHVSKVKSGPTDDEIHQAHLDSIKVIHVEPPSSSLPQEPASAYLSGGLGLTLGLGVGGLAALSIPLMEASGSASALQGLSQTDALSLLSLQPFQTGFLLQPDGSAATGSAGSSGVKPGEAGGAGIMELADIQQILKVASAAPNQMALTLPALAKAPGFAGGQGQKAMPPLKPKPPITPRSSLTATTPPPLQSSQQASLGCISPSLPPPNPTLFKTPSSSSSSSSSSGNGGQLDAECMSDAHTPLSDSPPAANTAGHEEAGLSGRKPGAKGGNNAGSAKGLFPCRFCDQVFAFSGVLQAHMRFHLGILPHQCNICDYVAPDKATLIRHLRTHSGERPYVCRVCHYPFTVKANCERHLRKKHAKTSRKDIEKNIKYVTSTTTANMAAAITAGPTTTTQDMETGCTGAETTCRFCGEDLKTYRALQIHLRTHNGCQRKPFECRRCGAAFLAKRNCIHHLLKQHPEVQEREIEEHIATLLPAAVPVATAASGRAAAVSQMALNGMSPPPIQAVKVEELAIYPTELDQPLDFSAKSRGSGSHAGSPGVKLESVSPTFDCSVLDQPIDLSIPSKRQRREVSAGQMKEIKTEQSGSSIVEQQHALSKEDKAGNTLPPLHPHPQLGCYQLPPGSTPPPAPLPSLNNSTRAQRLKPLLPKPASSASSPPSAALKELPPLASIAQIIHSVSGAPDLLKREAVALEGKTRAAVAACQADPAAGPSAVPETQSEDTSEGSSSYRKIIKVKTYQTIKHRKRSRKKPAALTVKEKSVVSGGGIDLESSGEFASVEKMLATTDANKFSTYLQTGAADLGGKRDVDRAGGAEEREGGVKEEAKPAPVAPQSKGKKNAYSNSVQKMTCPFCPRVFPWASSLQRHMLTHTGQKPFPCPKCDAFFSTKSNCERHLLRKHGVTHRTLRRNGALAKKDGDEGSIESAESQSETEQVAPEAQDPGTSTDSGSAPTSESPAPSDQQEATTPCPTRNSSHGSSPAASGAEQQETETTEQPDQQGAPETRAARGKQPPQSNSSKADSADDDDCHSNKSLDLNFGKKLIDFKLSTSSGPAQEEQSSQPASSSSSSSSSSSSSSSSSSSSTSAPQVATESQEKEKSGASSSSSSPAVKQQPEYKHVCRVCKKSFRYATTLARHERAHLSEETPASAEENPPVKEEATESNNAKLTEEEQKKEVEMEEEEGGARGGESEGGDSGESEEEEKEKDERSDEEASEPKSSEGGEATGRRVDKRKKICNVCGKRFWSLQDLTRHMRSHTGERPYQCQTCERTFTLKHSLVRHQRIHLKPRGADGASAGNDDASEDGDSCTPTPTSTCPPSENESECGSGTAGAKELELEEEDVKEEGDGAESAALEEESPSKQAGSDADSEPPTTAASEDPDAEEKPELSANSATQQPSVDTTPSQQATDTKTSDDSSASDLKSTPETNISKDPSPSSSSSLPEESVAAAPAEGFVQGLLEIHAKPPLEHLLPNGEPPLVGAD